CCACTGCACGCGAACAACACCCCATCATGCTTCCACACTGTACGGGCAAAGATCACTTGGAGATGATCTTGATTGTTCGGGTATGAAGCGAAGCAGTTGAGCTTGTCCCCAGCTCTGACGCACTCCTTGTTACAGAAGCACGGGGCAAGCATCTTATGCTTTTCAGAAGCGAGAAGTCCGAGGCTCACGATCCTTCGCGACCGGTTCCGAATCTCCTTCTGATTCGCTTTCGCCACACATTAGATGCATTCGGTGTGCCAATTCGAACACAAGCCGAGAAAACGCGCCGAAATCGGTACTTTTCCCCATTTTCGGGCAGAAAACAGCCTGTAGTTTTTTTGACCGCCCCTAATCAGCCTGGCGATTGCTGCCTAAAATGCACGCAACTGCTGCTTTCAAAAGCATCGCCCATGATGCGGTTATGCGGGTAGCCGTGGATTTAGCGGCGATGCAGTTGGTTGGAAGTTTTCAGTATTCCGTTTTCAGAAAGAAGAAAGGTCTTCTCCCACTGAAAACGGAACACTGAAAACGTGGTTATTTTTTAGCCACTCACTCACGACAAGATATTTTCAACGCTAGGTAGATTATGCCCCTCGACTGGCCCACTCTGTTTTCCTCCGCTCTCTCTTACGACGATTTTCTGGCCAAGTATGCCAACGAGAATCAGAAGGAGCGTTGGAGTGCGAAGCTGAAGACGTTGTCCCTTAGCGATGAACAGAAGACGCTGCTGGCCAGCTTCACGCGCGAGATGCACGTCCTTTGCCTGTCTGGGGCGTGGTGCGGCGATTGTGTTGATCAGTGCCCGATGTTTCAGTTAATGGAACAGGCATCTCCTAACGTTGTCGTGCGGTATATCGATCGGGATGATGCCCCGGACGATTTGAAAGAGGCGATCCAGGTTTGCGGCGGAAACCGTGTTCCGGTCGTCGTCTTTTTGAACGAAGATGACCAGGTAACCGGCATGTACGGCGATCGCACGTTGGCCAAGTATCGCCAGATGGTCGAGAAGCTCGGCGGAGCAGCGTGCAGTACCGGCATTTCGCTTCATGCCGCTGGCGAAATGGATGCCCTGACCTGTGGCGTGCTGGCCGAATGGATCGATCAGTTCGAACGCAACCAATGGATTTGTCGCACGTCGACCCGTCTTCGCGAGAAGCACGGCGACTAGAATCGTAACCGTAGCAACAGACAAACCCTTCGATTGAAGATGAAGAGACTCACGTTGAACGAACCGCCTACCCTGACCGCGGAAGAATTGATCGATGACTTCGAGTTCGCCGAAACGAAAGAAGAGCGACTGAAGTTGATTATCGAACTGGGACGCGAACTTCCCGATCTGCCGGACCAGTTGCGCCGCGACGAATTCAAGGTCCAGGGATGCCAAAGCCAGGTATGGCTGGTGCCGGAAGTGGTGGAAGTTGAAGGGCAACCGAAGAAGATCGTCTTCCAGGCCGATAGCGACGCCCACATCGTTAAAGGGTTGGTGGGCATTTTGGTGATGCTGCTTTCGGGGAAGAGCCCGCAAGAGATTCTCGACTTCGACCTGCGCGGTCTGTTCGATACGTTGAAGCTGGAAAAGCACCTGGTACCGGCTCGTTCGAATGGTTTACATTCGATGGTCCGCAAGATCCACGAGATCGCGGTCAGCGTTCGCTAAGCACGACATCGGATGATGAGTACGCCAGGCGATTAGATCGCGGGGAACTCTTCTGAATCCCGGTTCGCCATTTCGATGAGTTCGTCGACCGGGATGTTGTTCTGCCACCAGTCGGCGGCATCTTGCTGTGTCCAAGGGAAGTCGATCATCAGCTTTTCGACTTCCTTCAAAACTTCGTCGGCGGACTGCGGACGATCTTTTGGGTCTTTCGCCAGGCAGCGCGAGATGAGGTCTTGCAGGGCATCGGGGATCACTCGGTCGGAAGCATCTTTGACCGAAGGAATCGACTGCGTGACGATCTGCACCAGCACGTCGACGGCGCTGGCGGCGCTGAAGATCGTTTGCCCGGTAAGCATGAAGTAGGCCGTCGCACCGAGGGCATAGATATCGACGCGTGGATCGGCCTGGGTGGGATTCTTCACGCGTTCAGGCGGAATGTACATGGGCGTTCCGCTGATCTCGGTCGTGTTGGTCACGATGGTGGCCCCGGGATCGGCCGAAAGGTTCTTCACCAGGCCGAAGTCCAAGACCTTGGCCACGTCGTACTCGCCACCAACGCGGCAGAGCATGATGTTCAGCGGTTTGATGTCGCGATGGATCAGGCCGCTCTCGTGGGCTTCGCGCAGCGACGCAGCCACCTGCCGCATTACCGACAGCGTGCGCGAGACCGGGAGCCAGCCATACTGACGCACGAGGACTTCAATGGTGATGCCGTCCAGGTATTCCATGGCATAGTAGAAGATGTCGTCGGGGGTCTTGCCGTAGTCGTAGATCTCGACCGTGTTGGGGTGCTTCAAGCGGCTGGAAAGCTGAACTTCGCGCTCGAATCGCTTGAGCAGGGCCGGGTCGGTTTGTTCGGGCCGCATCAGCTTGACGGCCGTGGGACGTTTAAGCATCTGGTGCCGTGCGAGATAGACCTGCCCCATGCCCCCTTCGCCGATCTTGAGCAGCAGTTCATACGCCCCGACGACGGTGTGCTCGCCAATGGTGCGGCGCATTTGAACCAGGGACGATGCGGCGTAGTAAGCGAGCCCGCCAAAGCCGGCGATCAAAAACAGCAACGCGTACTGGGTATACGAAATGATGGTGAAAGGGCTGAAGGCTTCGTGCGATTCGGTTTCATAGGCGACGCCAAAATTGTATTCATCGATCCACTGCCAGGCACCCACCACCAGGTGCCCGCGGTAATTGATGTAGCGGTCCATCACGACATCCGACTTGGTATTGGTGCCGTGGTTGGCCAGCGCGTCTTCGATCAGCCGCGTATATCGGTCGTGATTTTCGGGGTGGGGGTGCTCGGCGGCAAAGGGAGGGCGAAGTATCAGATTGGCCCTTGACGGTTCCCCTTCCGGCAAGATCCCCATCCGCCAGAGGTCTTTGGTGAAGCGGCTCTCGGTAAGCATCAAGCCATTGGCATCGAACGCATACGCTTCCCCCGTCTCGCCGGTCCGTGCCGTGATAAGTGACTTGGTGAAGTTGCCCACGGAATAATAGCCGAAGCAGAGCAGCGCCGAGGGGATTTTGAATTCGTCGTAGATCGGCTGATAGACCCACGTAAAGACCACATCGGGGCGCGTGCCGGGAATGGTCAACTCGTGTTCGGGCCGCATCGGGGGCACGAAGCCTGCTTTGTTGAGAAAGACATCCGAGAAGACTTGCAGGCGACGCGAACCTTGCAGGGTTTGATTGATCGCTCCGACTTGATTTGCGGCAAGGATGGTACCGGCCGGATCGACAACAAAGTACGCCCCTTCATCGGGGATCAGGCCAGGCGGTTCCGCCTGTGCGTCACTTCGCTGATCGAAATCGATGGGCTCGTGCTCTTCGATAAACTGCTTGACGCCACTAATGGGACGATTGAATTTCGGGAATCGCTGGCGGAAGAACTCGAGCTCTTCCTGGACAGCGTCGGCCGAGTATTCGTCTCCGAGAGCTCGCTTTTGTTTGACGAGCCGCAGGATCGCGTCTTTTACGTCCTGGTCTTTGGCGACGACTGAGACGTGTTCTTTACGGGTTTCGATCCAAGAGGTGAGGGCCTGGACGTCGGCGGCCAGCAAGGCGGTGAATTCTTGTTCGCGGACTTTGCGCAGTTCGTTCCAGACGAGATAGCGCGACCCGATACCCAGCAAGATGATCAGCGCGATGAAGCTCACGATCGCAATCGTGCGATACAGACGGGAAGCCCAGACCCGGACCAGCACACTGGTGCCAGGCAGGTAACGCGTGGTCAGGCCCTGGCGTGGATGAAGCGAATGCTTGGAAGGGGGATCGACGGCGATGGTCGCATCGGGATCGACTTGATCTGGTACGAGCGTGCCGGCGGCCTTAGGGCGGATCTTGTCTTCGACCAGCTTGCGCAATACCTGATCGGTGCCGCATGTGTCGTCCAGAAACGCCTCGCGGGCAGCACCTTGGCGGCGCCGGGCCTCGGCGGCGATCTTCATAACAACTGCGGTATCAGGCTGATTCATGCTTCCAGCGTGTGAAGATTGGCTTGGTTGGGCTGCCAATATGTTACAAGCCAGCGGGCTTTAAGGAACAAGCCTGCGCGAAAAAAAGTAAGTCTCCTTTGAACTTTTTGCTCGTAAGGTCGTGTTTCATGCGGTGGTTGGCGAGTGACCTACCAACAAAAAAAGCGGCCCCTGGGAAGGGACCGCTTTCGATTTGATCGTATGGGGGGAACGCTTACTTTTCGACCGCGAAGGTATGAACCGTGGTCTCGTGAAACGTTTCGCCTGGCTTGAGCGTGGCCGAAGGGAAGCTGGGCTGGTTCGGCGTATCGGGGAAATGCTGCGTTTCCAGACAGAACGCTTCGTGCTGGTTCAGTCCGGCGTTGCCTTTGCTGCCGTCCAGGAAATTGCCACTATAGAACTGGATGCCAGGCTGCGTGGTCCAAACTTCCATCACGCGACCCGAGGTGGGTTCCTTGACCGTCGCGGCGAGGGTCAGCTTGTTGGACTGGTCGTTCAGGACGTAGCAGTGGTCGTACCCGATCGGATCGCCACCGGTTTCCTGGATGTCCTTGCCGATGGCCTTGAACGAGGTGAAGTCCATCGGAGTTCCCTTGACCGATGCCATGTCGCCGGTAGGAATCAGCGTTTCGTCAACCGGCAGGTACTTGTCGGCTTCCAACTTCAACTGGTGGTTGTAGTTCTTGCCGCTGGTAGCGCCGGCCA
Above is a window of Blastopirellula marina DNA encoding:
- a CDS encoding protein kinase domain-containing protein, giving the protein MNQPDTAVVMKIAAEARRRQGAAREAFLDDTCGTDQVLRKLVEDKIRPKAAGTLVPDQVDPDATIAVDPPSKHSLHPRQGLTTRYLPGTSVLVRVWASRLYRTIAIVSFIALIILLGIGSRYLVWNELRKVREQEFTALLAADVQALTSWIETRKEHVSVVAKDQDVKDAILRLVKQKRALGDEYSADAVQEELEFFRQRFPKFNRPISGVKQFIEEHEPIDFDQRSDAQAEPPGLIPDEGAYFVVDPAGTILAANQVGAINQTLQGSRRLQVFSDVFLNKAGFVPPMRPEHELTIPGTRPDVVFTWVYQPIYDEFKIPSALLCFGYYSVGNFTKSLITARTGETGEAYAFDANGLMLTESRFTKDLWRMGILPEGEPSRANLILRPPFAAEHPHPENHDRYTRLIEDALANHGTNTKSDVVMDRYINYRGHLVVGAWQWIDEYNFGVAYETESHEAFSPFTIISYTQYALLFLIAGFGGLAYYAASSLVQMRRTIGEHTVVGAYELLLKIGEGGMGQVYLARHQMLKRPTAVKLMRPEQTDPALLKRFEREVQLSSRLKHPNTVEIYDYGKTPDDIFYYAMEYLDGITIEVLVRQYGWLPVSRTLSVMRQVAASLREAHESGLIHRDIKPLNIMLCRVGGEYDVAKVLDFGLVKNLSADPGATIVTNTTEISGTPMYIPPERVKNPTQADPRVDIYALGATAYFMLTGQTIFSAASAVDVLVQIVTQSIPSVKDASDRVIPDALQDLISRCLAKDPKDRPQSADEVLKEVEKLMIDFPWTQQDAADWWQNNIPVDELIEMANRDSEEFPAI
- a CDS encoding SufE family protein, whose product is MKRLTLNEPPTLTAEELIDDFEFAETKEERLKLIIELGRELPDLPDQLRRDEFKVQGCQSQVWLVPEVVEVEGQPKKIVFQADSDAHIVKGLVGILVMLLSGKSPQEILDFDLRGLFDTLKLEKHLVPARSNGLHSMVRKIHEIAVSVR
- a CDS encoding thioredoxin family protein; translated protein: MPLDWPTLFSSALSYDDFLAKYANENQKERWSAKLKTLSLSDEQKTLLASFTREMHVLCLSGAWCGDCVDQCPMFQLMEQASPNVVVRYIDRDDAPDDLKEAIQVCGGNRVPVVVFLNEDDQVTGMYGDRTLAKYRQMVEKLGGAACSTGISLHAAGEMDALTCGVLAEWIDQFERNQWICRTSTRLREKHGD